One part of the Aurantibacillus circumpalustris genome encodes these proteins:
- a CDS encoding PP2C family protein-serine/threonine phosphatase produces the protein MAETSISESIIKHEFNKSIEKFHVIACWVGLILNIVWFISDYFVIKEYLIPFLIFRLAVSLSAAVLIFFRNSLGLNIFTCMFILILGISIQNAYMWSVMDIAHFQKHAYAYMVLFIGVAMLALWELKFSFILAAITVIANIIFYKLNSILSVEDFLINGGLITLSVIIFCIFTIRTRYRLTYNEIKFRLELEHSKKLIEQKHEELLLQKIEIQSQKDSLEEKNREITDSINYAKNIQNAFIPSEQKFNSHFNDSFVLFKPKDIVSGDFYWIHEKNGTTFYVTADCTGHGVPGGFMTMLGLSFLDEIIVGQEVQDPAKVLNLMRDKIISTLNQSGNVGQNKDGMDITVCRINKNEKKLTFSSANNDIYLIRNNSKFENGKEFIEYKANRQSCGYSDLNKLFTSESISLNEGDCIYTFTDGFADQFGGPKGKKFRYKQFEEILINNSHLRFSAQKNLLNNMNNAWRGDHEQVDDILVIGIKI, from the coding sequence ATGGCAGAAACAAGTATATCAGAAAGTATCATAAAACACGAATTCAATAAATCCATTGAAAAGTTTCATGTTATAGCTTGTTGGGTAGGTCTAATTTTAAATATTGTTTGGTTTATCAGTGATTACTTTGTTATAAAAGAATACCTGATTCCCTTTTTAATTTTCAGGCTTGCTGTTTCCTTATCAGCAGCGGTACTCATTTTCTTTAGAAATAGTCTTGGCTTAAACATTTTTACCTGTATGTTTATTTTAATTCTAGGCATTTCTATTCAAAACGCCTACATGTGGAGTGTTATGGATATTGCACACTTCCAAAAACATGCCTATGCCTATATGGTTCTATTTATAGGTGTTGCAATGCTTGCACTTTGGGAGCTGAAATTTTCCTTTATTCTTGCAGCAATAACAGTGATTGCAAATATTATTTTTTATAAATTGAATAGTATTTTATCCGTAGAAGATTTTCTAATTAATGGCGGTTTAATAACTCTTTCAGTTATTATATTCTGCATATTCACAATCCGAACACGTTATAGGCTGACTTATAATGAAATAAAATTTCGTTTGGAATTAGAACATTCAAAAAAATTAATAGAACAAAAACACGAGGAATTACTTCTTCAAAAAATAGAAATTCAAAGTCAAAAAGATTCGCTTGAAGAAAAAAATCGTGAAATAACAGATAGTATTAATTATGCCAAAAACATTCAAAATGCTTTCATACCCTCTGAACAGAAATTTAACTCTCACTTTAATGATAGTTTTGTTTTATTTAAACCAAAAGATATTGTAAGTGGTGATTTTTATTGGATACACGAAAAAAATGGCACTACGTTTTACGTAACGGCAGATTGCACCGGGCACGGCGTCCCTGGTGGATTTATGACTATGCTGGGTCTTTCTTTTTTAGATGAGATTATTGTTGGGCAGGAAGTTCAAGATCCAGCCAAAGTACTAAACTTAATGCGGGATAAAATTATAAGTACATTAAATCAATCTGGAAACGTTGGTCAAAATAAAGATGGAATGGATATAACGGTTTGCAGAATAAATAAAAATGAAAAAAAACTTACCTTTTCATCCGCCAACAACGATATTTATTTAATACGAAACAATTCCAAATTTGAAAACGGAAAAGAATTTATTGAATATAAAGCTAATCGTCAATCTTGCGGCTATAGCGATTTGAATAAACTTTTTACTTCGGAAAGCATTTCTTTAAACGAAGGAGACTGTATTTATACCTTTACAGATGGTTTTGCAGATCAGTTTGGCGGACCAAAAGGTAAAAAATTTCGATATAAGCAGTTTGAGGAAATACTCATTAATAATTCACACCTTAGATTTTCAGCACAAAAAAACTTACTAAATAACATGAATAACGCCTGGCGCGGAGATCATGAACAGGTTGATGATATACTTGTGATTGGTATAAAAATTTAA
- a CDS encoding peptidylprolyl isomerase: MKNKSLIVVALTVTTFVNSIKAQDPVVMTINEKPIKKSEFEAVYHKNNGKETSASSKSIKEYVDLFSLYKSKVFEAESLGLDTLESFKSELAGYRRQLAAPYLTDKNTNESLLTEAYERMKSEVRASHILIKLDESALPKDTLEAWTRINIIRNAVLGKLPTQADIANYEKLLRNTTEVSKRLKNQDSTLLFARTKLIKSLAANSRNEADKFIAFASICSDDPSASENKGDLNYFSALDMVYPFESAAYNTAVGEISPIVRTRFGYHILKVYDKRVSRGELTVAHIMSKFPKEASEQDKKNAKVKIDEIYTKLKAGQNFEELARQFSDDKQSSDRGGQLQPFKGGRLPKSFEDAAFGLRNNNDISTPVLTPFGWHIIKRMDLKVLPTFDEIKNELKARVARDSRSQMGRVALIEKIKKENGFKENAKNLADFVKIIDSTYLKATWKAERASKLGNKEIFNLAGKSYTQNDFAKFMETQMTYKTNADLNELVRSTYKTWVEESMVAYEDSHLEKKYVEFANLYREYRDGILLFDLTDQKVWSRAVKDTAGLRAFYEGNKNNYLWDERADVTTYKCLNEKVAKDVRKSLKAGKSEKQITDALNKSSQLNVSVENITYLKGENKNVDANWKSGVLENDIKEENNINVIVVNKLSPKTPKTLGECRGSVTADYQNYLDKEWLSYLKSKYIVKLNQEALDTVK; this comes from the coding sequence ATGAAGAATAAAAGCCTAATTGTTGTTGCTTTAACCGTTACTACATTTGTAAATAGTATTAAAGCTCAAGATCCTGTTGTAATGACAATTAACGAGAAACCCATTAAAAAATCTGAATTCGAAGCTGTTTATCATAAAAACAATGGTAAAGAAACATCTGCTAGTTCTAAATCTATAAAAGAATATGTAGATTTATTTTCCCTGTATAAGAGCAAAGTTTTTGAGGCGGAAAGTCTTGGTTTGGATACATTGGAATCTTTCAAATCTGAGTTGGCTGGCTATAGAAGACAGTTGGCAGCGCCTTATCTTACAGATAAAAATACGAATGAAAGTTTATTAACTGAAGCTTACGAGCGAATGAAGTCTGAGGTTCGTGCTAGTCACATTCTCATTAAATTGGATGAATCTGCTTTGCCTAAAGATACTCTTGAGGCTTGGACAAGAATTAATATTATAAGAAATGCAGTTTTGGGAAAACTTCCAACCCAAGCTGATATAGCTAATTACGAAAAGCTATTACGAAACACTACAGAAGTATCAAAGCGTTTAAAGAATCAAGATAGTACACTGTTATTTGCTAGGACAAAGCTTATTAAGAGCCTAGCAGCCAATTCACGAAACGAAGCGGATAAGTTTATTGCTTTTGCAAGCATTTGTAGCGACGACCCTTCTGCGTCTGAAAACAAAGGAGATTTAAACTACTTTTCGGCACTCGATATGGTGTATCCATTTGAGTCTGCTGCATATAATACGGCTGTTGGTGAGATTAGTCCGATTGTACGTACAAGATTTGGATATCATATTTTAAAGGTTTATGACAAGAGAGTTAGTCGTGGTGAATTAACTGTAGCTCATATCATGTCAAAATTCCCTAAAGAGGCAAGTGAACAGGACAAGAAAAACGCCAAGGTAAAAATTGATGAAATTTACACGAAATTAAAAGCTGGTCAAAATTTCGAAGAGCTTGCGCGCCAGTTCAGTGATGACAAGCAAAGTAGCGACAGGGGTGGTCAACTTCAACCTTTTAAGGGAGGACGTTTACCAAAATCATTTGAAGATGCAGCTTTTGGTTTGAGAAATAATAATGATATCAGTACTCCGGTGCTTACCCCATTTGGATGGCATATAATTAAACGGATGGATTTAAAAGTACTCCCTACTTTTGATGAAATCAAGAATGAATTGAAGGCACGTGTAGCGCGAGACAGCAGATCTCAAATGGGACGTGTCGCTCTAATTGAAAAAATTAAGAAAGAAAATGGGTTCAAAGAGAATGCGAAAAATTTGGCTGACTTTGTAAAGATTATAGATTCAACTTATTTAAAAGCAACTTGGAAAGCAGAGAGAGCTTCAAAGCTTGGTAATAAGGAGATATTTAACCTTGCTGGAAAGTCATATACACAAAATGACTTTGCGAAATTCATGGAGACGCAAATGACATATAAAACAAACGCTGATCTAAATGAATTAGTAAGGAGCACATACAAAACATGGGTAGAAGAATCTATGGTTGCTTATGAAGATTCTCACTTGGAAAAAAAGTATGTTGAGTTTGCAAATTTGTACCGTGAGTACAGAGATGGGATTTTGTTGTTTGACCTTACGGATCAAAAGGTGTGGAGTAGGGCAGTGAAGGACACTGCTGGTTTAAGAGCGTTCTATGAGGGGAATAAGAATAATTATCTTTGGGATGAGCGTGCTGATGTTACTACCTACAAATGTTTGAATGAGAAAGTAGCAAAAGATGTTCGTAAATCTTTAAAAGCTGGTAAGTCAGAGAAACAAATAACAGATGCTCTAAATAAATCTTCTCAGTTAAACGTTTCTGTAGAAAACATTACGTATTTGAAAGGTGAAAATAAAAATGTAGACGCTAATTGGAAGAGCGGTGTTCTTGAAAATGATATTAAGGAAGAAAATAACATTAATGTTATAGTAGTAAATAAACTGTCACCAAAAACGCCTAAAACTTTAGGAGAATGTCGTGGAAGTGTTACTGCTGATTATCAGAATTACTTGGACAAAGAATGGCTGTCTTATTTAAAGAGTAAATACATAGTGAAATTAAATCAAGAAGCTTTAGATACCGTTAAATAG
- a CDS encoding DUF6913 domain-containing protein, with translation MAFKVITRFILKFKIRRDNLTRKRKFISWDKVEKIALIIEKHNSLNKSAIDKLLEESKKYIEVFYIETDSKEHTFGDWNCFSKKDKSLLNLPKKFNLNELTLKNFDIVINTCDENNLFATALALSIQAQLKCGENKSFDLADLIITKKQADNLKNYLDDTFKYLRMIKA, from the coding sequence ATGGCTTTTAAAGTAATAACAAGGTTTATTCTTAAATTTAAAATAAGACGGGATAATCTAACTCGTAAAAGAAAATTCATTTCCTGGGATAAAGTTGAAAAGATTGCACTGATTATAGAAAAGCATAATTCGTTGAATAAAAGCGCTATTGACAAACTTCTTGAAGAATCAAAAAAATATATTGAAGTTTTTTATATTGAAACAGATTCAAAAGAGCATACTTTTGGGGACTGGAATTGTTTTTCAAAAAAGGATAAATCCCTTTTGAATCTCCCAAAAAAATTCAATCTAAACGAGCTAACATTGAAAAATTTTGATATTGTCATTAACACTTGTGATGAAAATAATTTATTTGCTACAGCCCTTGCGTTATCAATACAAGCCCAGTTAAAATGTGGGGAAAATAAAAGTTTTGACTTAGCAGATCTAATTATAACAAAGAAACAAGCTGATAATTTGAAAAATTACTTAGATGATACATTTAAATATCTAAGAATGATAAAAGCTTAA
- a CDS encoding acyl-CoA carboxylase subunit beta: MDIEFNKNEDTMRLLISQMEQRLQKIHLGGGKARIEKLKDQGKMTARERIDFLLDKDTSRFEMGAFAGYEMYAEHGGCPGGGVVIVIGYVSGKQCIVVANDATVKAGAWFPITGKKNLRAQEIAMENRLPIIYLVDSAGVYLPLQDEIFPDKEHFGRIFRNNAVMSSMGILQVAAVMGSCVAGGAYLPIMSDEAMIVDKTGSIFLAGSYLVKAAIGEHIDNETLGGATTHCEISGVTDYKCKDDQDCLTRIRNIMSKVGDYEKAGFNRIEAALPKKDPKEIYGILPDSRDKQYDMRDIIERFVDNGVHEEYKELYGQSIICTYARVDGWAVGIVANQRKIVKGKKPGGSNEMQFGGVIYSDSADKAARFIMNCNQKKIPLIFLQDATGFMVGSRSEQGGIIKDGAKMVNAMANSVVPKFTIVIGNSYGAANYAMCGKAYDPRLIVGWPTAKIAVMGGSQAARVLVQIEVASLKANGEEITEEYETELFNKTKDRYDKQTTPYYAASRLWIDAIIDPLETRKVISMGIEMANHAPLTKQYNVGMLQT, encoded by the coding sequence ATGGATATAGAATTTAATAAGAACGAAGACACAATGCGCTTACTCATTAGCCAAATGGAACAGCGTTTACAAAAAATACATTTGGGTGGAGGTAAAGCCAGAATTGAAAAATTAAAAGACCAAGGTAAAATGACAGCGCGCGAGCGTATCGATTTTTTACTTGATAAAGATACCTCTCGTTTTGAAATGGGAGCTTTTGCAGGTTATGAAATGTATGCTGAACACGGCGGTTGTCCTGGAGGTGGTGTAGTTATTGTGATTGGTTACGTGAGTGGTAAACAGTGTATTGTTGTTGCAAATGACGCTACTGTTAAGGCCGGCGCTTGGTTTCCGATTACAGGTAAGAAAAATTTACGTGCCCAAGAAATAGCAATGGAGAACCGTTTACCGATTATTTATTTAGTAGACAGTGCCGGTGTTTATCTTCCATTACAGGATGAGATTTTCCCAGACAAAGAACATTTTGGAAGAATTTTTAGAAATAATGCTGTTATGAGTAGTATGGGAATACTTCAAGTAGCAGCAGTAATGGGTAGTTGTGTTGCAGGTGGAGCTTATTTACCTATCATGAGCGATGAGGCCATGATTGTTGACAAAACCGGTTCCATTTTTTTAGCGGGAAGTTATCTTGTGAAGGCTGCTATTGGTGAACATATTGACAATGAGACCCTCGGAGGCGCTACAACACATTGCGAAATTAGCGGGGTAACAGACTATAAATGCAAAGATGATCAGGATTGTTTAACCCGAATCCGTAACATCATGTCAAAGGTTGGGGACTACGAAAAGGCTGGTTTTAATAGAATTGAAGCTGCTCTTCCTAAAAAAGATCCAAAAGAAATTTATGGTATTTTACCTGACTCACGCGATAAACAATATGACATGCGTGACATTATTGAAAGATTTGTTGATAACGGGGTGCACGAAGAGTACAAAGAATTATATGGGCAAAGTATTATTTGCACTTATGCCAGAGTTGATGGCTGGGCTGTAGGAATCGTTGCTAACCAACGCAAAATAGTTAAAGGTAAAAAGCCAGGCGGAAGCAATGAAATGCAGTTTGGAGGGGTTATCTATAGCGATAGCGCAGATAAAGCAGCACGATTTATTATGAATTGTAACCAAAAGAAAATACCATTAATCTTTTTGCAGGACGCAACCGGTTTTATGGTAGGTTCTAGAAGCGAACAAGGCGGTATAATTAAAGATGGCGCAAAAATGGTAAACGCGATGGCTAATAGTGTTGTACCTAAATTTACAATCGTAATAGGAAACAGTTATGGAGCTGCAAATTATGCTATGTGTGGTAAAGCGTATGACCCAAGATTAATTGTTGGCTGGCCAACTGCAAAAATAGCGGTAATGGGTGGTTCGCAAGCGGCTCGTGTTTTAGTGCAAATTGAGGTCGCCAGCTTAAAAGCCAATGGCGAAGAAATTACTGAAGAATACGAAACAGAACTATTTAATAAAACAAAAGACCGTTACGATAAACAGACAACTCCTTATTACGCGGCTTCACGTCTTTGGATAGATGCCATAATTGATCCACTTGAAACTAGAAAAGTGATCAGCATGGGTATTGAAATGGCTAACCATGCTCCACTTACAAAACAGTACAATGTCGGTATGCTACAAACATAA
- the hpf gene encoding ribosome hibernation-promoting factor, HPF/YfiA family — MTINIQSVHFTADRKLLDFINEKVEKLNTFYDGIISGEVTLRLDKSSTSDNKISEVKILGKGQEFFAKKQCVSFEEATDLVCEALKTQIKKHKDKLIEHHQ; from the coding sequence ATGACAATCAACATTCAATCAGTGCATTTTACTGCAGACAGAAAGTTACTCGACTTTATCAATGAAAAAGTTGAAAAACTAAATACATTTTATGATGGAATAATCAGCGGTGAAGTAACGTTGCGACTCGATAAAAGTAGTACGAGTGATAATAAAATTTCTGAAGTAAAAATACTCGGAAAAGGACAAGAGTTTTTTGCTAAGAAACAATGTGTAAGTTTTGAGGAAGCCACTGACTTGGTTTGTGAAGCGCTTAAAACGCAAATAAAGAAACATAAAGATAAATTAATAGAGCATCATCAGTAG
- a CDS encoding tyrosine-type recombinase/integrase — MVEGAVNGFLSYLNLQKRFSPLTSKNYEADLKQFFSFLDKEIMSYSLSTISFQYVRSFIASLMDNGISARSVNRKISTLKSFFKYLLKNGLVDVNPTQKIQGPKTPKRLPVFIDENHLAEIFKTKHFAKGFEGMRDKLIIDVLYQTGLRRAEILSLKESDVDLFNTQLKVLGKRSKERIIPFDVELKRSIVSYLKEKKENNLDNPHLFVTLSNKALSAGKITKIVKGILSSVTTNKKKSPHVLRHTFATHLLNNGADINAVKELLGHANLSATQIYTHNSIDKLKKSYNQAHPRSGN; from the coding sequence ATGGTTGAGGGCGCAGTAAACGGTTTTTTATCCTACTTAAATCTACAAAAAAGATTTAGCCCTCTTACATCGAAAAATTACGAAGCAGATCTTAAACAGTTTTTCTCCTTTTTAGATAAGGAAATAATGTCCTATTCGCTTTCCACAATTTCTTTCCAATACGTTAGATCTTTCATTGCATCCTTAATGGATAATGGTATTTCTGCTAGAAGTGTTAATAGGAAGATCAGCACTTTAAAATCTTTTTTCAAATATTTACTTAAAAATGGATTGGTGGATGTAAATCCAACTCAAAAAATTCAGGGACCAAAAACACCGAAACGATTACCTGTTTTTATAGATGAAAATCATCTTGCTGAAATTTTTAAAACCAAGCACTTTGCTAAAGGTTTTGAAGGAATGCGCGATAAATTAATTATTGACGTATTGTATCAAACAGGTTTGAGGCGGGCGGAAATATTAAGTTTAAAAGAAAGTGATGTTGATTTGTTCAATACTCAACTAAAGGTATTAGGTAAGAGAAGTAAAGAGAGAATCATTCCATTTGACGTTGAATTAAAAAGAAGTATTGTTTCTTATCTAAAAGAAAAGAAAGAAAATAACCTTGATAATCCGCACCTATTTGTTACGCTCAGTAATAAAGCATTAAGCGCTGGGAAAATTACAAAGATTGTAAAAGGAATTTTAAGCAGTGTAACTACAAATAAGAAAAAAAGTCCACATGTTTTGCGACACACCTTTGCGACTCATTTATTAAATAATGGTGCAGATATTAATGCTGTAAAAGAATTATTAGGGCACGCCAATTTATCGGCGACTCAGATATACACACACAATTCAATAGATAAATTAAAAAAATCGTATAATCAAGCCCATCCACGATCGGGCAATTAG
- the rpsU gene encoding 30S ribosomal protein S21 produces MLIVQIKEGDNIEKALKKYKKKFEKTGVVKQLRDRSKFTKPSVRRREEIIKASYKQKLQIGAIEK; encoded by the coding sequence ATGTTAATAGTTCAGATTAAAGAAGGCGATAATATTGAAAAAGCTTTAAAAAAGTACAAGAAGAAGTTTGAAAAAACTGGTGTTGTAAAGCAACTACGTGATCGTTCAAAATTCACAAAACCTTCAGTTCGTCGTCGCGAAGAAATCATTAAAGCTTCTTACAAGCAAAAATTACAAATCGGCGCTATCGAAAAATAG
- a CDS encoding DHH family phosphoesterase, producing the protein MQKDSFQKFKKLLKNSQNIAIVTHWSPDGDAMGSSLALYLFLFKLNKKVSVIVPNAYPDFLHWLPGNKQVINFQANEKKAEKILMSADAIFTLDFNSYKRLEKLGNILEKTEAPKVLIDHHQQPDDYPTLYFHDVDACSTCELIFDFIVGLGEKKLIDKKIAACLYTGLMTDTGSFRYPSVTHKTHLILSELLKTGIVPSDIHSAVYDNYSLDRLKLLGFALNEKLKMVPGCPVAYFTLTEKELSTFNYQKGDIEGLVNYPFSIKGIKVCALFNESEGYVKISFRSKGKIDMNLFARKYFSGGGHINAAGGKSTLSLKDTESKFVELVKELF; encoded by the coding sequence ATGCAGAAAGACAGCTTCCAAAAGTTCAAAAAACTCCTTAAAAACAGCCAAAATATAGCTATTGTGACCCATTGGAGTCCAGATGGTGATGCAATGGGGAGTAGTTTGGCCTTATACCTATTCTTGTTTAAATTGAATAAGAAAGTAAGTGTTATTGTTCCAAATGCCTACCCTGATTTCCTTCACTGGCTGCCTGGAAATAAACAAGTAATTAACTTTCAAGCAAATGAAAAAAAGGCCGAAAAGATCCTAATGTCAGCGGACGCTATTTTCACTTTAGACTTTAATTCCTATAAACGCTTAGAAAAACTTGGAAATATTCTTGAGAAAACAGAAGCTCCTAAGGTTTTAATTGATCACCACCAACAACCAGATGACTACCCTACTTTGTATTTTCATGACGTAGACGCTTGCAGCACTTGCGAACTTATTTTTGATTTTATTGTTGGACTTGGAGAAAAAAAACTCATTGACAAGAAAATCGCAGCCTGCCTTTACACCGGTTTAATGACAGATACTGGATCGTTCAGGTATCCAAGTGTAACCCATAAAACTCACCTTATTCTTTCAGAACTTTTAAAAACTGGCATTGTTCCGAGCGATATACACAGCGCTGTTTACGATAACTATAGTCTCGACCGTCTAAAATTATTAGGTTTTGCGCTAAACGAGAAACTAAAAATGGTACCGGGTTGTCCAGTAGCCTATTTCACTTTAACCGAAAAAGAACTTAGCACGTTTAATTATCAAAAAGGAGATATAGAAGGACTCGTCAACTACCCTTTTTCAATTAAAGGGATTAAAGTTTGCGCGCTATTTAATGAGTCTGAAGGATATGTAAAAATTTCGTTTAGAAGCAAAGGAAAAATTGATATGAACCTTTTTGCGCGTAAATATTTTAGTGGTGGTGGTCATATTAATGCCGCTGGTGGTAAAAGCACACTGAGCCTAAAAGACACTGAAAGTAAATTTGTTGAATTAGTTAAAGAATTGTTTTAA